The DNA region attattcatcaagagttattaatttttttctatatatctaCGTAAAATTAGTAAGATTtctatttgaaatatttttaatttataaattttgataattttaaaaaaaattaataactcttaACTAATGATACATggaaaataatgttaatataattaattaagaaaaataaatgttttattgtcttgtctaataataattttatgtaaataattaaattaaaaataataaatattttaaaattattttacaaaaaaataaatataaataatttatatattaatttatgaaatttaattgtaaattgataaaataaaaataaaaatacgtaaactattcaaaataataacatatcaatgatataaaataaaattaaaaaaaattatatattaaatattttttaatttataaattttaataattttaaaaaaattcataactaTCGAAGaatgatacataaaaaataatattaaagtaattaactaaaagataaatatattaaaaatttattatctattatatgaataaagaattataaatttaattcttattaaaattttattttttatttcatttaatttttttcataaccaTATTAGTTTACATAAACTCACATCACATCAGCAACATTTTGCCAATTATCATTCCGATTTCTTACATGGCATACTCCTATTGGTAGCCCCCAAAGATTTCAGTGGGTCAGGCTCCACATAAGCCCAATCCTCTACTTCCTCAATCTTCTGGTGGATAAGAAAAAGATCTAAACACTTGCCATGTTTCAATggacaacaataacaataacacaCAAAAACAATTCCACAGCTACATATCCACCACACCATGGCCACAACCACCATGTTCTCATCACCATCGGCAATTCTCTCCTCAGCCGCCACAACCACCACCCCAAAACCATCCTCTGCAGCACCACACTCCCCATCATGCAAGCATCCTCTTCTACTACCCTTCAAACAGCCCTTAACAACCTTAACTGCCGCCGCCGCCATCGCCACTATTTTAACCTCCGCTCCAACACCCTCCTTAGCACAAGAGTCCCTCTCATATAAAGTCTACTATGGCACCGCCGCCAGCGCCGCGAACTACGGCGGGTATGGTGGCAACTCCAGCAAGAAGGACTCTGCTGAGTATGTCTACGACGTGCCTGCTGGCTGGAAGGAACGGTTGGTGTCTAAAGTCGAGAAGGGTACCAATCACTGATGCTTCAATTTGCTTCACGTATCTCATACTGATACTCATACGTATTTTTGAAGTATCCAagcttatgaaaaaaaaaaaatgaaaatttcaatATAAGAACATGATATATGTCTCTGTATAATATATAAGCATGGAAGCATTGTCCATTGAAGaactaaaatttcaaaattattctttttatggatgatttcaagAAAGGAATGAAATTGATAGTACTATtcttatttgaaaataataggaaaataatttatgattaggtttataattttttttagtgatgtctatgtttttaatttagatttgtAGAATTGCAAGTATATATTCATTAcgttttatgaatttttatacaTGTCTCGATATGAATGTATCTTAATACACGTATTGTATATGTGCATCATCATAGGTACCAATGGAACGGACAGTGAGTTTTATAACCCAAGAAAGAAGGCAGAGAAAGAGTACCTCACTTTTCTCGCCGGGTTTCGCCAACTTGCGCCAAAGGATGTGATTTTGAACAACTTGGCACTGTCTGATGTGGACCTGCAGGACCTGATTGGCAATGCTGACAGTGTGACCTCTGAGGAGGTGAAGGATGATAAGGGGCAGCTGTACTATGTGTATGAGATTGATGGTGTTGGCACTCATAGCTTGATCTCAGTGACTTGTGCTAAGAACAAGCTCTATGCACATTTTGTCAATGCTCCTACTCCTGAGTGGAACAGAGATAAGGACGTGTTGAGGCATGTTCATGAGTCTTTTAAGACTGTGGGGTCTTTTTAGTTGGCTTGTGGTGTTTTGTATTTTGTAGAGGTAATGGATGATTATCTATTATGAGGATGAGGATGGTTTCTtttgatgataaattttaagtttttccTACTTGTCTGCTTGATTCAATTTTTGGCATAGTTAGCTTCAATTTGGAACTGTTTTAAATAGAGTGTAGCTGTTGCAAGGTGTAAGTCTAGGTTGTTTGTGGTTGAACTTGCGAGTGTTCTTGTAGTTGTTTGTAGCTTGAAAAACTGAAGGATGTTGTTGGACTTTTTCatgtaaaattcaaaatttagggattttcaaaatattttggcATGGAAAATTTAGAATTATTCCTCAGGAGTTAGGCACTGATTATCTGTTCTATGCAGAGGATGGGGTCCTTAGGATGGCTTCTTTTGATAAATTTGGGATTTTTACTGTTTGTTAGCTTGGCTGAATATTTGGTATAGTTGGCTTTGGTTTGGAACTTTCAATTTCTAATGTGGTTAATTGAGAAAATAGAGTTTAGCTTTTACAAGTCTAAGTTGTGTGTGGTTTATGGTTGAATCTGTTAGTATTATTCTGGTTGTTTGTTGcttacaaattcaatttctGATGTTTTTGGACTTTCTTTTTTATGGAAAATTGAATTTCTGATTTTTAAATTGGAATTGACTAATGAAATTTTGGGTAGGCCGAGGAAAAGGCTGGAATTAGAAATATTCCTCAGGAACCAGGTAATGATTATGTGCTCTATGCAGAGGATGGTGTCCTGCTATGGGTTAGAAATTTTTACTACATGTCAGCATAATTGTATTTCTGGTTCAATTGGATTCTCTTTGAAACTTTCAGGAATCCCTCATGTGAAATTTTTTCTGTGGAAATTAGAGACTAGTGGTTGAATCTAATACTTGCTGTagcttgaaatttgaaaactcTTGAGTTGAGTTGTGGCAGTTATCATAAGTCTTTGGAGATGTTTTCATGGAAAATTCAATTTCTGATTTTTAAATTAGAGTTATGATCATTGCAATTTCGGGGTAGGATGATGAAATATCAGGGACTAGAAAAATTCCTCTGGGTCAGTGACCTCTCGTGGGATTCATTTTCACGATCCTTTTGAtcactaatatttataattcaaaTCTCAAAACTATATGGATGGCTACTCTGTAACTGATATTGAAGGTTAATTGACTAATAGATTGGTAAGATTTTTGGTTACTAACTAAATCCTCTAACCTCTTAAAGTTGGATGCATTTATTTGAGATAAAGCTTGATTTCTGGTACTGTGTTACATGACCTTGATGTTGTTTGATTCATATTGGATGTGGCTTTACCAACCAACCAGTTTAAACTTAAACACTAATTgtcatcaaatatataaatactgtGGACTGCAAAATCATAAGAAGATAAACCAGAAGAAAgatgaaatcaaaagaaaaattcctTAAGAATGAAGTTCAACTCATTATAGCTTATCCTACAAATGAAGTTCACGTTTAACTTGGGAAGATTTTGATTTGGCACATTTGATTTAAGTatcagtttattttattttaaatttagtaaaattgattttgaattgctAAATTAAGTGTCTTACTAATCCTAATATACTAGTTAAGAAACCAATAAtagatagtattttttttatttattgaaaatcattttgagaatttattagaaatcagtGCAATacattaacaatatttttaaggATTAACTAACTTTctagttattaaattttttcaaaatttaatctttaGTCCCCGAATAAAAATTTGTTCGATGAATGtctgttaattatttttctttaatgattctagttccaaaataataatttgataggtcaaaattcttaaattttttattttttaatttatggaaAAAAGTTTAAACTCCATTATGTTTAGGATGCACATTAATTGTTCATTGGTCAATTGAATATTATTGtctaaatcaaattaatggtgttaaaaatatgtattttgtgatattttaaaatcacataattataattttaaattgtcataaagtacaaaaatttaatatcattcatttaatttagacaatacaatcaaattgaattaatttaaaaaattaaagacccaaattaagtaaaaataaactagaagaacaaaataaatctaaaaaataaattaaagaaaaaaaacaaattcaaccaaaatatttttcactcaATTATCGTTCAAGAAAAGAGTGTGAACAGGGTCAAAGAAATGGAGGTGGGGATAGAtccattttttcttatttcaattttttagggttatttaaataaagaaTCCCCCCTCCGTCTCAAAGCTTTCCTCGGATCTGACCTTACGCGAAAGAAGAACCCTGGAAGAGAGCGATCCATAATCCATTGGTAAGGAATCTTCTCtgttgattaattgattttgtaatTCCAAATTTCGAATCTTTCAAGTTGAGATCCTCACAAGAACTTGAATCAATGGTGCTCATAACCCGTTGCTATTTTTAGTTAACAACAAACAAGGACACGCAAGACAAAAGCACGAAACTCATAGGTATACACAGCTATCTCTTGAGCTTCTTAGCAAAGAGAATTTTGAGCAGAAACTTGGTGGTGGTGTTGGAAGAGGAACAATACATCGTCCCTTTGGTATTCCAGCAAACCCAGAATCCACTGTTGGCTTGGATACACCGTTGTGTAAGCTGTGTTGGGATGAACAAGTCAAGGGTAAGTTTTCACTTCTTGTTTCTTTCATGTATGACGAATGGGTGGACTAgaattctcttctttttttatgatttcattCATAACTTCTTCACATCACATGTTATCTATTTCCTCTGCAATATTTTGTCATCAACTACTTGTAGTATCAACCATGTCTCACAAAATAAACCGATTCTAACATAATTACTCCATGTCCACCTTAATTACAATGCAAAAGAACcacttctatttttattttattttttaatttcaaaagaacACAATATCATAAACACACTTAACACCGATAGTAGTCATTGAGCACAAATAACCTCACCAAGAAGCACATGACAGAATGAATACTATTGGTGTTAGAGAGATGATGCGAGATACCTTTAAATGTGGTTTGGCTCCTTGCCTTATATAAGTTATGGTCTACTGAAGTTAACAAGTTATTAGCAACAATGTGCTGAGAGAATATTTCTcccaaaaaaaactttataatcaaaattacaaattcatCGAAAGACCTTCAATCGTCAATTGacaacatttttaatatataattcaccaataaaaaaatcatcaaatttcTATTCAATTGTATCATAAAATTTTACCAATCGTCAACCAAGCATTATATttcactaatatatatatatatatatatatatatatatatatatatatatatatatatatatatactaaaaatcaaatcaaattacattaaattaactttaccaattattacatcattttaaaactttaaattagatgatatttttttaaaacttactgTTTGATGGAAATTTTTTTCCACATAGATCacatatgtaaaattttatattatttttcaaaatcatttattatatctttcatttaaattaaaatcaacatcatctaaatattaaaaaatatact from Glycine soja cultivar W05 chromosome 8, ASM419377v2, whole genome shotgun sequence includes:
- the LOC114422002 gene encoding thylakoid lumenal 19 kDa protein, chloroplastic-like gives rise to the protein MATTTMFSSPSAILSSAATTTTPKPSSAAPHSPSCKHPLLLPFKQPLTTLTAAAAIATILTSAPTPSLAQESLSYKVYYGTAASAANYGGYGGNSSKKDSAEYVYDVPAGWKERLVSKVEKGTNGTDSEFYNPRKKAEKEYLTFLAGFRQLAPKDVILNNLALSDVDLQDLIGNADSVTSEEVKDDKGQLYYVYEIDGVGTHSLISVTCAKNKLYAHFVNAPTPEWNRDKDVLRHVHESFKTVGSF